The following nucleotide sequence is from Tistrella mobilis.
CGCTGGCGGAGGAGATTGCCCGATATGCCGCCGATCGTGCGGCAGCCGAACCCTGGGTGCTGCCCGGCGCCGGCTGAACGCCACCGCTTCGCACCATGCCCGGCCCGACCCGGCCCGGCCAGCACTGCGCTGGCCGGGCCGTTTCATTGCCGGCTGCAACACATCCGCACGTAATAGTGCTTCAATGAAGACGTGTGTTTCCGTTATGGTGCACACGCAGCGGCGGCGTCACGCCGCGGCATGTCCTCTTCCGATCCCCCCAGCTGATATCCGGGGCCGGCTCTCGATCGATCTTTGCGAGATGCCGCCCCTGGCCTGTCCTCATGTTCAGATTACGGAACAAGAAGCGAACATCGCGCCGCCGCAAATCCTCGCCGCGCCGCCGGGCGCCCGTCAGACGGGCGCCGCGGCGTCGGCTGTCGTTGACCGACTGGATGTTCCGGAAATTCAGGAAGTACCTGAAGATGGGCTGGCGTCTGCTGGTGCTGTACTACATGTCGCATATGGGGGACTGACCGTCCTGCGAACGGAAGGTCGCGTATAGTCGTTCGTATTACGAACCAACCGCCAGTTCGGCGCAGCCGTTGCGCAGAAGGTCGATGACATGGGGCGCGAACGAGCGCCAGATGTCGAGGCGGAACCGGTCGGGCGCGTCGCGGCGGAGCAGGACGGTCACGCCGTCCATGACCGTCCTGCCGCCGCGGCCGGGGGCGATGCGGTCGATGTCGCGCGGGCAGCCGAGGGTGAGCAGCTCGGATGCCGCCGGCCCCTCGATCAGAACCGAAACCTCGCGGTCCGAGATGTCGGTCAGGCTGTGGGGTGCTGCGTCATAGATGGCGGCACAGGCACTGGCCAGACCCGCGGCATCGGTTTCGGCGGCCAGAATGTGCCATTCATCCGGGCCGAGGCACAGCACCCCGGTGGTGCCCGCCCGGGCCCGATCGCCGATCGTCTGCGGCAGATCCAGGCCCAGCGCCTGGCCCAGCGCCGGCAGGTCGGCGGCACGCGCCCTGAGCGAGAAACGCGCGACGGGGGCGAGGAGGGCGACACGGACCGCGCTGCTCCGGGCGATCGGGCCGGGTTCGAAGATCGGATCGGAGGTCGTCATGGCAGCCTCTCCCTGTCAGAGCTTCAGCCGGTCGCCGGCGGGGTCGTAGAAGACGGTGCCGGTCACCTCGGCCTCGATCACCCGGTCGGGCATGGGGATCCAGACCGTCTCACCCATCCGGTCATGGCCGCCCTCCAGCAGGGCCAGCGCGATCGGCCGGCCGAGCGCGACGCTCTGATAGGCCGAGGTGACGTGACCGACCATCTTCATCGGGATCGGCTGGGCCGGGTCGAGCACGATCTGCGCGCCTTCCTCCAGCCGGGTCCGTCCATCGCGGGTCAGCAGCCCGACCAGTTGCCGGCGGCCGGGGGCTGTCAGATCCGGGCGCTGCAGGCCGCGCTTGCCGACGAAATCCGGCTTCTTCTGCCCCACCGCCCAGCCGAGGCCGGCATCGAAGGGGGTGACGGTGCCGTCGGTGTCCTGGCCGACGATGATGTAACCCTTTTCGGCCCGCAGCACATGCATGGTCTCTGTCCCATAGGCACAGATGTCGTAGCGCTGGCCGGCCGCCCACAGCATGTCCCACAACGCCCGGCCGTGGCGGGCCGGAACGTTGACTTCGAAGCCGAGTTCGCCGGTGAAGCTCACCCGGAACAGACGGGCCGGGAAGCCGCCGACGCGGCATTCGGCGACCGACATATGCGGGAAGGCGGCATCCGAAATGTCCAGCCCCTCGACGAAGGGGCTGAGCAGATTGCGGGCATTGGGGCCGTTGAGGGCGATGGTCGCCCACTGCTCGGTGGTGGAGGTCAGCCAGACCCTGAGGTCCGGCCATTCCGTCTGGAGATAGTCCTCCATCATGTTGAGCACGCGGGCGGCACCGCCGGTGGTGGTGGTGACGTGGAAGCGGTCGGTGGTCAGCCGTCCGATAACGCCGTCGTCGCGGATGAAGCCGTCATCGCCCAGCAGCAGGCCATAGCGCGTGCGGCCCGGGGCGAGTTTGCTCCAGGGGTTGGTATACATGCGGTTCATGAACTCGACCGCATCGGGGCCCACCACCTCGATCTTGCCGAGCGTGGAGGCATCGAAGATGCCGAGGCTCGCCCGGGTGGCACGGCATTCGCGGGCGACCGCCGCCTCCATGTCCTCGCCCGGTTTCGGGAAATAGCGCGCCCGGCGCCAGAGCCCGACCGGT
It contains:
- a CDS encoding sarcosine oxidase subunit gamma, with the protein product MTTSDPIFEPGPIARSSAVRVALLAPVARFSLRARAADLPALGQALGLDLPQTIGDRARAGTTGVLCLGPDEWHILAAETDAAGLASACAAIYDAAPHSLTDISDREVSVLIEGPAASELLTLGCPRDIDRIAPGRGGRTVMDGVTVLLRRDAPDRFRLDIWRSFAPHVIDLLRNGCAELAVGS